A single genomic interval of Nitrosomonadales bacterium harbors:
- a CDS encoding ImmA/IrrE family metallo-endopeptidase — protein sequence MPLVTDLDLIRQMLPSTPYGKGVKEIKPPAPAPWSGCEGALVRNPDDAAEWGIFYNGSARQERRRFTIAHELGHFVLHRAQPPEGGFNCDKSSVYSGSDTMAVIEREANVFASNLLMPGDVFGKCINGSHVDLHLLSGLAKQFDVSFEALCIRFIQHTSQRAILVCWDNGYLDYESRSRAAVMTRARVRRTDDPQEPLPNTVAADTSVAQEWEGITLSAAVWCAEEAPYMKLTEFKHTYSERDRVLSLLLLESAEPRPWDKSWQDGDSFDSYDQFVSNGQLPVR from the coding sequence ATGCCTCTGGTTACCGATCTCGACTTGATCAGGCAGATGCTTCCCTCAACGCCCTATGGCAAGGGCGTCAAGGAGATAAAGCCGCCGGCGCCTGCGCCGTGGTCTGGCTGCGAGGGTGCGCTGGTTCGTAATCCAGACGATGCTGCCGAGTGGGGCATTTTCTACAACGGTTCTGCCAGGCAGGAGCGACGGCGCTTTACCATCGCCCACGAGCTTGGGCATTTCGTGCTGCATCGCGCTCAACCGCCCGAAGGCGGCTTCAACTGCGACAAATCCAGCGTCTACTCCGGCTCGGACACCATGGCGGTGATCGAACGCGAGGCCAACGTCTTTGCCAGCAATCTCCTGATGCCGGGAGACGTGTTCGGCAAATGCATCAATGGCTCGCATGTCGACCTGCATCTGCTGAGTGGTCTGGCGAAGCAATTCGACGTGTCGTTCGAAGCCTTGTGCATCCGCTTTATCCAGCACACGAGTCAGCGCGCAATCCTGGTTTGTTGGGACAACGGTTATCTGGACTACGAGTCGCGCAGCAGGGCGGCGGTCATGACGCGTGCGAGAGTTCGGAGAACAGACGACCCGCAGGAGCCGTTACCGAATACCGTGGCTGCCGATACCTCGGTGGCACAGGAATGGGAAGGCATCACTTTGTCGGCTGCCGTCTGGTGTGCTGAGGAGGCGCCGTACATGAAGCTGACGGAGTTCAAGCATACCTACAGCGAGCGCGATCGGGTGCTCAGCTTGTTGCTGCTGGAATCGGCTGAGCCACGACCGTGGGATAAATCATGGCAGGATGGCGATAGCTTCGACAGTTACGACCAGTTCGTCTCGAACGGCCAGTTGCCGGTTCGGTAA
- a CDS encoding OST-HTH/LOTUS domain-containing protein yields the protein MKAIVAHHEIAGPAHALESIRAARIADTASKTLGTLVGQLIGSYVVTDEGDTPAEVSADAPEDVISFGMRMHLSLSAEDYVRTENDLKELVLLRNNLVHHFIDQHDLWSLDGCRGAHDALIVAYSRIDQHFEQLRGWAEHMDQARQLAAEFVQSDVFHDLVVNGIAPDGSVDWPASGIVRALREAASELAVEGWTPVAMAGRWIVERHPEQLPPKYGCSSWRQVVHESRLFDLRYREVDGQRAAWYRSKKA from the coding sequence ATCAAGGCCATCGTCGCGCACCACGAGATCGCAGGGCCCGCCCATGCCCTGGAGTCAATCCGCGCGGCGCGCATCGCCGACACCGCCAGCAAAACGCTTGGCACACTGGTTGGCCAACTTATCGGATCGTATGTCGTCACCGATGAAGGCGACACTCCTGCCGAAGTCTCGGCAGATGCGCCCGAGGACGTCATTTCATTTGGGATGCGAATGCATCTGAGTCTTTCCGCCGAAGATTATGTGCGGACAGAGAACGATCTGAAGGAACTGGTTTTGCTGCGAAACAACCTGGTGCACCACTTCATCGATCAGCACGACCTTTGGAGTCTTGACGGGTGCCGTGGAGCGCACGACGCGTTGATAGTTGCCTACAGCCGCATCGACCAGCACTTCGAGCAACTTCGTGGCTGGGCGGAGCACATGGATCAGGCACGGCAGTTGGCGGCGGAGTTCGTCCAGTCAGACGTATTTCACGATCTTGTGGTTAATGGCATCGCCCCGGATGGCTCAGTAGATTGGCCTGCTTCCGGCATTGTGCGAGCGCTTCGGGAAGCAGCGAGTGAATTAGCTGTTGAGGGATGGACCCCAGTCGCCATGGCTGGAAGGTGGATCGTCGAGCGCCACCCCGAACAACTTCCCCCAAAGTATGGATGCAGCAGTTGGCGGCAGGTGGTGCACGAGTCTCGTCTTTTTGATCTTCGGTATCGCGAAGTAGATGGTCAGCGTGCTGCCTGGTATCGATCCAAGAAGGCCTAG